In Gemmatimonadales bacterium, the following are encoded in one genomic region:
- a CDS encoding rhomboid family intramembrane serine protease, with amino-acid sequence MFPYRDDNPTIGTPFVTLLIIVANAAVWVLVQGAGMEPGLSKSVCELGLIPGEFLGRVAEGTSIPLSPTAACVLGVERHLYTPLTSMFLHGGWLHLIGNMWFLWLFGNNVEDSMGHVRYLAFYLLAGIAAAAVQTYMNPSSVIPMVGASGAISGVMGAYVVLYPRVRVHMLVVLVIFVTRIVVPAYLMLGYWFLLQLLGGSAATGNGGVAFWAHVGGFLAGALLISLFKDPDLVAKHRALARYV; translated from the coding sequence ATGTTCCCCTACCGGGACGACAACCCGACCATCGGCACGCCGTTCGTGACGCTACTCATCATCGTGGCGAACGCGGCGGTGTGGGTGTTGGTGCAGGGCGCGGGGATGGAGCCAGGGCTTTCCAAGTCAGTCTGCGAGCTGGGGCTGATTCCGGGGGAGTTCCTTGGGCGAGTGGCCGAAGGGACCAGCATCCCGCTCAGCCCGACGGCTGCCTGCGTGCTGGGGGTGGAGCGCCATCTGTACACCCCGCTCACCTCGATGTTCCTCCACGGCGGCTGGCTCCACCTCATCGGCAACATGTGGTTCCTCTGGCTCTTCGGGAACAACGTAGAGGACAGCATGGGCCACGTCCGCTACCTCGCGTTCTACCTGCTGGCCGGGATCGCGGCGGCCGCCGTGCAGACCTACATGAATCCGTCCAGCGTCATTCCGATGGTGGGTGCCTCCGGAGCGATCAGCGGGGTCATGGGAGCCTACGTCGTGCTCTATCCCCGGGTTCGGGTGCACATGCTGGTGGTCCTGGTCATCTTCGTCACCCGGATCGTGGTGCCGGCCTACCTGATGCTGGGCTACTGGTTCCTCCTGCAGTTGCTGGGCGGCAGCGCCGCGACGGGGAATGGGGGCGTTGCCTTCTGGGCCCACGTCGGCGGCTTTCTGGCCGGCGCGCTGCTCATCTCGCTGTTCAAGGACCCTGACCTGGTGGCGAAGCACCGAGCACTGGCGCGCTACGTCTGA
- the ligD gene encoding non-homologous end-joining DNA ligase encodes MGGRAVAVSSLDKVLFPQDGITKGELIEYYGTVATHMLPHLKDRPINLERFPGGIDRAGFFQQAMPESFPDWIEGVTVEKAEGRVRHVVVQTAATLVYLANQGCITPHAWLSRRDRLDSPDQLIFDLDPPAQDPPRVREAALLLGELLRELELVPFLKTTGSRGYHVLVPLDRREDFSAVREFAQAVAALLVHRHPKLLTVEGRKAKRGNRIYLDTLRNAYAHTAVPAYAVRARPKAPVATPIGWDELEVRAMHPARFTLRSLPARLRDDPDPWRDLRRRPRSLAPARRRLEELSVAR; translated from the coding sequence GTGGGCGGGCGAGCGGTCGCAGTCTCGAGCCTCGACAAGGTGCTCTTCCCGCAGGATGGCATCACCAAGGGAGAGCTGATCGAGTACTACGGCACGGTCGCCACCCACATGCTCCCCCACCTCAAGGACCGCCCCATCAACCTGGAGCGGTTTCCCGGCGGTATCGATCGGGCCGGGTTCTTTCAGCAGGCCATGCCGGAGTCCTTCCCGGACTGGATCGAGGGCGTCACCGTCGAGAAAGCCGAGGGCCGAGTGCGGCATGTCGTGGTCCAGACCGCCGCCACGCTGGTGTACCTGGCGAACCAGGGCTGCATCACTCCCCATGCCTGGCTCAGCCGGCGCGACCGCCTGGACTCCCCCGACCAGCTGATCTTCGATCTCGACCCCCCTGCCCAGGATCCCCCGCGTGTCCGGGAGGCGGCGCTCCTCCTGGGCGAGCTTCTGCGCGAGCTGGAGCTGGTGCCTTTTCTCAAGACGACGGGTTCCCGCGGGTACCACGTCCTGGTGCCGCTCGACCGGCGGGAGGACTTCTCCGCGGTGCGGGAGTTCGCGCAGGCCGTGGCAGCGCTGCTGGTGCACCGGCACCCCAAGCTGCTCACCGTGGAGGGCCGGAAGGCCAAACGGGGGAACCGGATCTACCTGGATACCCTGCGGAACGCATACGCCCACACCGCCGTCCCTGCGTATGCGGTTCGGGCACGGCCTAAGGCGCCGGTCGCGACCCCGATCGGATGGGATGAGCTGGAGGTCCGGGCCATGCACCCTGCCCGGTTCACGCTCCGGAGCCTGCCGGCCCGTCTCCGGGACGACCCCGACCCGTGGCGCGACCTCCGGCGCCGCCCCCGCTCGCTCGCCCCGGCTCGCCGGCGGCTGGAGGAGCTGTCCGTCGCGCGCTAG
- a CDS encoding aldehyde dehydrogenase family protein produces MTSIPDIFGTMAYGPAPEAGAPAQAWLEQHGQQFGLFIGGAWTAVGAETFETLNPATARPLARLTQAGPADVDRAVSAARAAQPGWWALGGHARARYLYALARGIQKHSRLFAVIETLDNGKPIRESRDIDVPLVARHFYHHAGWAQLMARELPGREPVGVIGQIIPWNFPLLMLSWKIAPALAMGNTVVLKPAEFTSLTALRFAELCQEVGLPPGVVNIVTGDGRTGEAIVAHPDVDKIAFTGSTEVGRIIRTATAGSGKKLSLELGGKSPFIVFPDADLDSVVEGVVDAIWFNQGQVCCAGSRILVQEGIADRLVVKLKARMETLRVGNPLDKAVDMGAIIAPVQLQKIEELVRRGQDEGAQIWQPPWSCPTDGWFYPPTLFTEVAPAATIAQVEIFGPVVVLMTFRTPAEAVELANNTRYGLAASLWTENINVALDVAPELQAGTVWINCTNVFDAASGFGGYRESGFGREGGREGLREYVRWGGGGKGGKGGQDGKGGKDGKGGKVVARRGDANTHRGSVTLPSFPSLPSIDRTPKLYIAGKQARPDSGYSLPVVDAAGRRIGEVGHGNRKDIRNAVEAARKAAGWGRLTAHHRAQVLFYLAENLAARGDELGRRIAALTGDQAGAEREIGIAIERIYASAAWADKYDGLVHHTPYRNVTLAMPEPIGVLGIVCPEAPPLLGFLSTVLPAIAMGNTVVAVPSTPAPLLATDFYQVLDTSDVPAGVVNIVTGLRDELAPVLAAHDDVDGIWYFGSADGSAEVERLSAGNMKRTWVDYGRGRDWTDALQGEGEEFLEQATQVKNIWVPYGA; encoded by the coding sequence ATGACGTCCATTCCCGACATCTTCGGGACGATGGCCTACGGGCCCGCCCCCGAGGCGGGGGCGCCGGCGCAGGCCTGGCTGGAGCAGCACGGCCAGCAGTTCGGACTGTTCATCGGCGGAGCGTGGACGGCGGTGGGCGCCGAGACGTTCGAGACCCTCAACCCGGCAACGGCCCGACCGCTGGCCCGGCTCACCCAGGCCGGCCCGGCCGACGTCGATCGTGCGGTGAGCGCGGCCCGTGCCGCGCAGCCCGGCTGGTGGGCGCTCGGCGGGCACGCGCGGGCGCGCTACCTCTACGCCCTCGCACGTGGCATCCAGAAACACAGCCGGCTCTTTGCGGTGATCGAAACGCTGGACAACGGCAAGCCGATCCGCGAGTCGCGCGATATCGACGTGCCGCTGGTGGCGCGGCACTTCTATCATCACGCCGGATGGGCCCAGCTCATGGCGCGCGAGCTGCCGGGTCGGGAGCCGGTGGGCGTGATCGGGCAGATCATCCCCTGGAACTTTCCCCTCCTCATGCTCTCCTGGAAGATTGCGCCCGCGCTGGCCATGGGGAACACGGTGGTGCTCAAGCCGGCCGAGTTCACCTCCTTGACCGCGCTCCGATTCGCGGAGCTCTGCCAGGAGGTGGGACTGCCGCCCGGCGTGGTGAACATCGTCACCGGCGACGGCCGGACCGGCGAGGCGATCGTGGCTCACCCGGACGTCGACAAGATCGCGTTCACCGGCTCGACCGAAGTTGGGCGCATCATTCGCACCGCGACCGCGGGGAGCGGCAAGAAACTCTCGCTGGAGCTCGGTGGGAAGTCGCCATTCATCGTGTTCCCCGACGCCGATCTCGACAGCGTGGTCGAGGGCGTGGTGGACGCGATCTGGTTCAACCAGGGGCAGGTGTGCTGCGCCGGCTCGCGTATCCTGGTGCAGGAGGGGATCGCGGATCGGCTGGTGGTCAAGCTCAAGGCCCGGATGGAGACGCTGCGGGTAGGAAACCCGCTCGACAAGGCAGTGGACATGGGCGCGATCATCGCGCCGGTCCAGCTGCAGAAGATCGAGGAGCTGGTGCGCCGCGGGCAGGACGAGGGCGCCCAGATCTGGCAGCCGCCCTGGAGCTGCCCCACGGACGGGTGGTTCTACCCGCCGACACTCTTCACCGAAGTCGCCCCGGCCGCGACCATCGCGCAGGTGGAGATCTTCGGACCGGTGGTGGTGCTCATGACGTTTCGCACGCCGGCCGAGGCGGTCGAGCTGGCCAACAACACCCGCTACGGGCTCGCGGCGAGCCTCTGGACCGAGAACATCAATGTTGCACTGGACGTGGCGCCGGAGCTCCAGGCCGGGACGGTCTGGATCAACTGCACGAACGTGTTCGACGCAGCCAGCGGGTTCGGGGGCTACCGGGAGAGCGGCTTCGGGCGGGAAGGGGGACGGGAGGGGCTGAGGGAGTACGTGCGGTGGGGTGGTGGTGGGAAGGGCGGGAAGGGCGGACAGGACGGTAAGGGCGGGAAGGACGGTAAGGGCGGGAAGGTTGTCGCTCGGCGGGGCGATGCGAACACGCATCGTGGATCGGTAACCTTACCGTCCTTCCCGTCCTTACCGTCCATCGACCGCACCCCCAAGCTCTACATCGCCGGCAAGCAGGCGCGGCCGGACTCGGGGTATAGCCTGCCCGTGGTCGACGCGGCCGGGCGGCGGATCGGCGAGGTGGGGCACGGCAACCGGAAGGACATTCGGAACGCGGTCGAAGCGGCGCGGAAGGCGGCGGGGTGGGGGCGTCTGACCGCGCACCACCGGGCGCAGGTGCTCTTCTATCTGGCCGAGAACCTGGCGGCGCGCGGGGACGAGCTCGGCCGTCGGATCGCGGCACTCACCGGCGATCAGGCCGGGGCCGAGCGGGAGATCGGGATCGCCATCGAGCGGATCTACGCCTCCGCGGCCTGGGCCGATAAGTACGACGGCCTGGTGCACCACACGCCCTACCGGAACGTGACCCTCGCGATGCCGGAGCCGATCGGGGTGCTCGGCATCGTCTGCCCCGAGGCCCCGCCGCTCCTGGGGTTCCTCTCGACCGTGCTGCCCGCCATCGCGATGGGCAATACCGTGGTGGCGGTGCCCTCGACTCCCGCGCCGTTGCTCGCCACCGATTTCTATCAGGTGCTGGATACCTCCGACGTGCCGGCCGGTGTGGTGAACATCGTCACCGGGCTACGTGACGAGCTGGCGCCGGTCCTCGCCGCGCACGACGACGTCGACGGCATCTGGTACTTCGGAAGCGCCGACGGCTCGGCCGAAGTGGAGCGGCTCTCCGCCGGCAACATGAAGCGCACCTGGGTGGATTACGGCAGGGGGCGGGACTGGACCGACGCACTGCAGGGCGAAGGCGAGGAGTTTCTGGAACAGGCCACCCAGGTGAAGAACATCTGGGTTCCCTACGGGGCGTGA
- the dnaK gene encoding molecular chaperone DnaK, translated as MASKIIGIDLGTTNSVVAVMEGGDPVVIPNAEGGRTTPSVVAFTKDGERLVGQVAKRQAVTNPKQTIFSIKRFMGRRINEITEETKRVPYKVVEGQNGLASVEIGGKRYTPPEISAMILQKMKQTAEDYLGHTVDKAVITVPAYFNDAQRQATKDAGKIAGLDVLRIINEPTAAALAYGLDKKKEEKIAVFDLGGGTYDISVLELAEGVFEVKSTNGDTHLGGDDFDQRLIDWLITEFKRDQGIDLSKDPMALQRLKEAAEKAKMELSSTTQTDINLPFITADQSGPKHLNLSLTRAKFEQLVDDLIQRTIPPMQQALKDAGLDPKQIDEVILVGGSTRIPKIQQIVKDFFGKEPNRSVNPDEVVAIGAAIQGGVLGGDVKDVLLLDVTPLSLGIETLGGVTTVLIPRNTTIPTKKSEVFSTAEDNQTTVEIHVLQGERQMAVDNRTIGKFQLTGIPPAPRGMPQVEVTFDIDANGILHVSAKDKATNKEQKIRIEASSGLSDTEIDRMVKAAEQHSQEDKERREQIEARNQLDSLVYRVEKDSKDWVDRLPAEAKTRLDAALEGGKQALRTGEADGIRRALDELNAAYSAAGASLYQGAQSQGQPGGEPAGAEPGATPPGGQEDVVEADYEIVDDKK; from the coding sequence ATGGCTTCCAAGATTATTGGCATCGACCTGGGCACGACCAACTCGGTCGTGGCGGTGATGGAGGGTGGCGACCCGGTCGTCATTCCCAACGCCGAAGGTGGGCGGACCACCCCCTCGGTCGTGGCCTTCACCAAGGACGGTGAGCGGCTGGTCGGGCAAGTGGCCAAGCGCCAGGCCGTCACCAACCCCAAGCAAACCATTTTCTCGATCAAGCGGTTCATGGGCCGCCGGATCAACGAGATCACCGAGGAGACCAAGCGGGTCCCCTACAAGGTGGTCGAGGGTCAGAACGGACTCGCCTCCGTGGAGATCGGGGGGAAGCGCTACACCCCGCCCGAGATCTCGGCGATGATCCTGCAGAAGATGAAGCAGACCGCCGAGGATTACCTGGGCCACACGGTGGACAAGGCGGTCATTACCGTGCCGGCCTACTTCAATGACGCCCAGCGGCAGGCCACCAAGGACGCCGGCAAGATCGCCGGCCTGGACGTCCTGCGCATCATCAACGAGCCCACCGCGGCGGCGCTGGCCTACGGCCTCGACAAGAAGAAGGAAGAGAAGATCGCCGTTTTCGACCTGGGCGGCGGGACCTATGACATCTCGGTGCTCGAGCTGGCCGAAGGCGTCTTCGAGGTCAAGAGCACCAACGGCGACACCCACCTGGGCGGCGACGACTTCGACCAGCGGCTGATCGACTGGCTGATCACCGAGTTCAAGCGCGATCAGGGCATCGACCTCTCCAAGGATCCGATGGCGCTCCAGCGGCTCAAGGAAGCCGCCGAGAAGGCCAAGATGGAGCTGTCGAGCACTACCCAGACCGACATCAACCTGCCGTTCATCACGGCGGACCAGAGCGGCCCCAAACACCTGAATCTTTCGCTCACCCGCGCCAAGTTCGAGCAGCTGGTGGACGACCTGATCCAGCGGACCATCCCGCCGATGCAGCAGGCGCTCAAGGACGCCGGACTCGATCCCAAGCAGATCGACGAGGTGATTCTGGTGGGCGGATCGACCCGGATCCCCAAGATCCAGCAGATCGTCAAGGACTTCTTCGGGAAGGAGCCCAACCGCTCGGTCAACCCGGATGAGGTCGTCGCCATTGGCGCGGCCATCCAGGGCGGCGTGCTCGGCGGTGACGTGAAGGACGTGCTGCTGCTGGACGTGACCCCGCTCTCGCTGGGCATCGAGACCCTTGGCGGCGTCACCACGGTGCTGATCCCCCGGAACACCACCATTCCGACCAAGAAGTCGGAGGTGTTCTCCACCGCGGAGGATAACCAGACCACGGTGGAGATCCATGTGCTCCAGGGCGAGCGGCAGATGGCCGTCGACAACCGGACCATCGGCAAGTTCCAGCTCACCGGCATCCCGCCGGCACCGAGGGGCATGCCCCAGGTCGAGGTGACGTTCGATATCGACGCCAACGGCATCCTGCACGTGTCGGCCAAGGACAAGGCCACCAACAAGGAGCAGAAGATCCGGATCGAGGCCTCCAGTGGCCTCAGCGACACCGAGATCGACCGGATGGTCAAGGCCGCCGAGCAGCACTCCCAGGAGGACAAGGAGCGCCGGGAGCAGATCGAGGCGCGGAACCAGCTCGACAGCCTGGTCTACCGGGTCGAGAAGGACAGCAAGGACTGGGTCGACCGGCTTCCCGCCGAGGCCAAGACACGGCTCGACGCGGCGCTGGAGGGCGGCAAGCAGGCGCTCCGGACGGGCGAGGCTGACGGCATCCGCCGGGCCCTGGACGAGCTGAACGCCGCCTACTCCGCGGCGGGGGCCTCCCTCTACCAGGGTGCCCAGTCCCAGGGTCAGCCCGGCGGGGAGCCGGCCGGCGCCGAGCCGGGCGCCACACCACCGGGTGGGCAGGAGGACGTGGTCGAGGCCGACTACGAGATCGTGGACGATAAGAAGTAG
- a CDS encoding lmo0937 family membrane protein: MLWTIFVILLVLWLLGVVTSYTLGGFIHVLLIVAVILAVMQLIQGRRAL; the protein is encoded by the coding sequence ATGCTGTGGACCATCTTCGTGATCCTACTGGTGTTGTGGCTGCTGGGAGTGGTCACGTCGTACACGCTGGGTGGCTTCATCCACGTGCTGCTGATCGTGGCGGTCATTCTCGCCGTGATGCAGCTGATCCAGGGACGACGGGCGCTGTAG
- the deoC gene encoding deoxyribose-phosphate aldolase, giving the protein MALRNPGTALELDWVEEVRVNRSAVERRAATLRSRRTVKKEWQAAWLLRAITLMDLTTLSGDDTPGRVRRLCAKARRPVREDLLQAMGAAELPIRVGAVCVYHSFVETAVEALDGSGIPVAAVSTGFPAGLSPLAQRLGEIRASVAAGAEEIDVVITRAHALTENWRALYDEVRAMREACGDAHIKTILATGELGTLRTVGRASLVCMMAGADFIKTSTGKESVNATLPVGLVMARAIREYRERTGMLVGLKPAGGIRSARDALDWLALMKDELGDRWLRPHLFRFGASSLLTDIERQLEHFVTGRYSAVHRHPTG; this is encoded by the coding sequence GTGGCGCTCCGCAACCCGGGCACCGCGCTGGAGCTCGACTGGGTCGAGGAGGTGCGGGTCAACCGCAGCGCCGTCGAGCGCCGGGCGGCCACCCTCCGGAGCCGGCGGACGGTAAAGAAGGAATGGCAGGCGGCGTGGCTGCTCCGGGCCATCACCCTGATGGATCTCACGACACTCTCGGGCGACGATACGCCCGGCCGGGTCCGCCGGCTCTGCGCCAAGGCGCGCCGGCCCGTCCGGGAGGACCTGCTCCAGGCGATGGGTGCCGCGGAGCTCCCCATCCGGGTCGGGGCGGTGTGCGTGTATCACAGCTTCGTCGAGACCGCTGTCGAGGCGCTCGATGGCTCGGGAATTCCGGTGGCGGCCGTGTCCACCGGGTTTCCGGCTGGGCTCTCGCCGCTCGCGCAGCGGCTGGGAGAGATCCGGGCCTCGGTGGCCGCGGGCGCCGAGGAGATCGACGTGGTGATCACCCGGGCGCACGCACTGACGGAAAACTGGCGCGCCCTCTACGACGAGGTGCGCGCCATGCGGGAGGCCTGCGGTGACGCGCACATCAAGACCATCCTCGCCACCGGTGAGCTCGGCACGCTGCGCACGGTGGGTCGGGCGAGTCTCGTCTGCATGATGGCGGGCGCCGACTTCATCAAGACCTCCACCGGAAAGGAGAGCGTCAACGCCACCCTCCCGGTGGGCCTGGTCATGGCACGGGCGATCCGCGAGTACCGGGAGCGGACCGGCATGCTCGTGGGGCTCAAGCCCGCGGGCGGCATCCGCTCGGCGAGAGACGCGCTGGACTGGCTGGCACTGATGAAGGACGAGCTGGGCGACCGCTGGTTGCGCCCCCACCTGTTCAGGTTCGGCGCGAGCTCGCTCCTGACCGACATCGAGCGCCAGCTGGAGCACTTCGTCACCGGCCGGTACTCGGCGGTCCACCGGCACCCCACCGGGTGA
- a CDS encoding DUF6494 family protein: MDEERFNISLRSLLKHFGVTAQREVEKAVDAAQRSGALAGRSALNARAVMIVEGLDAEIAVEGQIQLA, from the coding sequence ATGGACGAGGAGCGATTCAACATCTCTCTCCGGAGCTTGCTCAAGCATTTCGGAGTGACCGCCCAGCGCGAGGTGGAAAAGGCGGTCGACGCGGCCCAGCGCTCCGGGGCCCTGGCGGGCCGCAGTGCCCTCAACGCCCGTGCGGTCATGATCGTGGAGGGGCTCGATGCCGAGATCGCGGTCGAGGGCCAGATCCAGCTGGCGTAG
- a CDS encoding trypsin-like peptidase domain-containing protein: MSARSLNWLKFGGLVALAFALGLLFAGLLDLPNRSSAQQQGRQAAAIAPVPTPSIPAARPLQDLSEAFAAVAEHVKPSVVYIRSQRTERASQQRIPPGMERFFPQFRPQQPEIEQGSGSGFIVSADGYILTNNHVVEGAEVVTVRLLDHREFKAKVIGTDPNTDVAVVKIDAKSLPPVALGNSDDARVGEWVLAIGNPLGEGLTFTVTSGIVSAKGRALAGLPGRGQGSIQDFIQTDAAINPGNSGGPLVSVRGEVIGINSAIASETGFYSGYGFAIPMNLVRTVMTQLIETGTVHRAALGVQIAEVTLNDAAYVGLPEIRGVAVKDIPTEDSPAKAAGIEPGDIIVAVDGKPVEYVGQLQQIVGFRKPGEVVKVEVARKGGVRKTFNVRLQALADQPELAQGDEQDGNKDGDRGGPNNASNALSPLGISGEALTPEIASELGSPGLRGVVITGVTPGGPAWPLLRDAEDGGPDVITAVEGKSVRSQAELRNILKGFKPGDIVTVNAYNARIKQRHVERLKLAR, translated from the coding sequence ATGTCCGCACGATCGTTGAACTGGCTCAAATTCGGTGGGTTGGTGGCCCTGGCGTTCGCGCTCGGGCTGCTGTTCGCCGGATTGCTCGACCTGCCCAATCGCTCTTCGGCGCAGCAGCAGGGACGCCAGGCCGCGGCTATCGCGCCGGTGCCCACCCCGTCCATCCCCGCGGCCCGGCCGTTACAGGACCTGAGCGAGGCCTTCGCCGCGGTGGCCGAGCATGTGAAACCAAGCGTGGTGTACATCCGCTCCCAGCGGACCGAGCGGGCCTCCCAGCAGCGGATCCCCCCCGGCATGGAGCGCTTCTTCCCCCAGTTCCGCCCGCAGCAGCCCGAGATCGAGCAGGGCAGCGGGTCGGGGTTCATCGTCTCGGCGGATGGCTACATCCTCACCAACAACCACGTGGTCGAAGGCGCGGAAGTGGTCACCGTGCGCCTGCTGGACCACCGGGAGTTCAAGGCCAAGGTGATCGGCACCGATCCCAACACCGACGTGGCGGTGGTGAAGATCGACGCCAAGAGTCTGCCGCCGGTGGCGCTGGGCAACAGCGACGACGCCAGGGTGGGCGAATGGGTTCTCGCCATCGGCAACCCGCTCGGCGAAGGCCTGACCTTCACCGTCACCTCCGGCATCGTGAGCGCCAAAGGCCGTGCGCTGGCTGGGCTTCCGGGCCGGGGCCAGGGCAGCATCCAGGACTTCATCCAGACCGACGCGGCGATCAACCCGGGCAACTCGGGCGGTCCGCTGGTGAGCGTCCGGGGTGAGGTCATCGGCATCAACTCCGCCATTGCCAGCGAGACGGGGTTCTATTCGGGCTACGGCTTTGCCATCCCGATGAACCTGGTCCGCACCGTCATGACCCAGCTCATCGAGACCGGAACGGTCCACCGCGCGGCCCTGGGGGTACAGATCGCCGAAGTCACGCTGAACGACGCGGCCTACGTTGGCCTGCCGGAGATCAGGGGCGTGGCGGTCAAGGACATCCCCACCGAGGACTCCCCGGCCAAAGCGGCCGGTATCGAGCCGGGCGACATCATCGTGGCCGTAGATGGCAAGCCGGTCGAGTACGTCGGCCAGCTTCAGCAGATCGTCGGCTTCCGCAAGCCGGGCGAAGTGGTGAAGGTCGAAGTGGCCCGCAAGGGCGGCGTCCGTAAGACGTTCAACGTCCGTCTGCAGGCGCTGGCGGACCAGCCCGAGCTGGCGCAGGGCGACGAGCAGGACGGGAACAAGGACGGTGACCGGGGCGGCCCGAACAACGCCTCGAACGCGCTGAGCCCGCTGGGCATCTCCGGGGAGGCGCTCACGCCGGAGATCGCGAGCGAGCTGGGTTCTCCGGGCTTGCGCGGCGTGGTGATCACTGGTGTCACGCCCGGCGGGCCGGCGTGGCCGCTGCTGCGCGACGCCGAAGACGGCGGGCCGGATGTGATCACGGCGGTGGAGGGGAAGTCGGTGCGAAGCCAGGCGGAGCTCCGTAATATCCTCAAGGGCTTCAAGCCGGGCGACATCGTGACCGTCAATGCCTACAACGCCCGCATCAAGCAGCGGCACGTCGAACGGCTGAAGCTGGCCCGCTGA